In Ailuropoda melanoleuca isolate Jingjing chromosome 4, ASM200744v2, whole genome shotgun sequence, the following proteins share a genomic window:
- the OXER1 gene encoding oxoeicosanoid receptor 1, whose amino-acid sequence MDFGPSGIGGGKAQTGSFHKAMSHVVKKAWKLLAGPWPKQPMEPHNLSSSSPFLSLPPSTLPPSTLPASLPSSLAPFLSSSPWVLSTDLGATGATGEASGSCFPASSPTVSAFLAPILGMEFVLGLAGNSLALFIFCFHTRPWTSNTVFLVSLVVADFLLIVNLPLRVDYYLLRERWRFGATVCKLNLFLLSTNRSASVVFLTAIALNRYLKVVRPHHALSRASVGAAARVAAGLWAGILLLNVHLLLSAYAGPWCLSYRLGTEASASLRWHQALFLLEFFLPLALILFAIISIGLTIRRRSLSGQAGPQRAVRMLAVVVAVYTICFLPSVILGMASMVAFRLRACHALGLCTQLFHGSLAFTYLNSVLDPVLYCFSSPNFLRQVRALLGLTQGFQGPASDESSYQPSARRWKASRKAQAVEKLPVEVPLDGPLK is encoded by the exons ATGGACTTTGGACCATCGGGAATCGGGGGTGGCAAGGCACAAACAGGCTCATTCCACAAGGCCATGAGCCATGTGGTCAAG AAAGCCTGGAAACTTCTTGCAGGTCCATGGCCCAAGCAGCCCATGGAACCTCATAACCtgagctcttcctctcccttcctttctctccctccctccaccctccctccctccactctccctgcctccctcccctcctccctcgctcccttcctctcctcctctccctgggtCCTCTCCACAGACTTGGGGGCAACGGGGGCAACAGGAGAGGCCTCGGGGTCCtgcttcccagcctcctcccccacgGTGTCGGCCTTCCTGGCGCCGATCCTGGGTATGGAGTTTGTCCTGGGCCTGGCGGGGAACAGCCTGGCGCTCTTCATCTTCTGCTTCCACACGCGGCCCTGGACGTCGAACACGGTGTTCCTGGTCAGTCTGGTGGTGGCCGACTTTCTGCTGATCGTCAACCTGCCGCTGCGCGTGGACTACTACTTGCTGCGCGAGCGCTGGCGCTTCGGGGCCACCGTCTGCAAGCTCAACCTCTTCCTGCTGTCCACCAACCGCTCGGCCAGCGTGGTCTTCCTCACGGCCATCGCACTCAACCGCTACCTGAAGGTGGTGCGGCCCCACCACGCGCTGAGCCGGGCCTCGGTGGGGGCGGCCGCCAGGGTGGCCGCGGGGCTCTGGGCCGGCATCCTGCTCCTCAACGTGCACCTGCTCCTGTCGGCCTACGCCGGCCCCTGGTGCCTCAGCTACCGGCTGGGCACGGAGGCCTCGGCCTCACTGCGCTGGCACCAGGCCCTGTTCCTGCTGGAGTTCTTCCTGCCGCTGGCGCTCATCCTCTTTGCCATCATCAGCATCGGGCTCACCATCCGGCGCCGCAGCCTGAGCGGGCAGGCGGGCCCGCAGAGGGCCGTGCGCATGCTGGCCGTGGTGGTGGCGGTCTACACCATCTGCTTCTTGCCCAGCGTCATCTTGGGCATGGCGTCCATGGTGGCCTTCCGCCTGCGTGCCTGCCACGCCCTCGGCCTCTGCACGCAGCTCTTCCACGGCTCCCTGGCCTTCACCTACCTCAACAGTGTCCTGGACCCCGTGCTCTACTGCTTCTCGAGCCCCAACTTCCTCCGCCAGGTCCGGGCCCTGCTGGGCCTCACCCAGGGCTTCCAGGGCCCAGCTAGTGACGAGAGCTCCTACCAGCCCTCCGCCCGGCGCTGGAAGGCCTCTAGGAAGGCGCAGGCCGTGGAGAAGCTGCCGGTGGAGGTCCCACTGGACGGCCCGCTGAAGTGA